TCCGGCCTGTACCTGCCTTTCTCGGCCCTTCCCGAAGGACCCAGGCCGAGACCAGGCAGGTCGAAGGCAAAAGAAGGGCTTTTTCCGGAGGGGCTCCGCCCCTCCGAGCCTCCCCACAGCAGAAGCAACGGCATTTTTCAGACACACTCTTAGATGGATCACCCGAGATGCAGGAGGAGAGAGCGATGAACAGCGAGGGATACTTCGAGCAGGTGGCCGGGCGGTGGGACGAGATGCGGCGACAGTTCTTCCCCGATACAGTCCGGGAGACGGCCCTGCTCGCCGCAAACGTGCAGGCAGGAGAGATCGCTGCGGACATCGGGGCCGGAACGGGGTTCATCACGGAAGGGCTGTTGCAACGAGGGGCAAAGGTCATCGCCGTCGATCAGTCCAAGGCGATGCTCAAGGAGATCCGGAGGAAATTCGGGCCGGTGGATTGCCGGGTCGGCGAGGCGACTCGTCTGCCGGTCCCGGATGGGACGGTGGATTACGTCTTCGCGAACATGTGCCTTCATCATGTGGACGTGCCACCGGAGGCGATCCGAGAGATGGTCAGGGTGCTGAGGCCAGGTGGGAAGCTGGTCATCACCGACCTGGACGAACACGATTTCGAGTTCCTGAGGACGGAGCAACACGATCGCTGGATGGGATTCAAGCGGGACGACGTGAGGCGCTGGTTTGAGGCGGCAGGGCTAACGCACATCCGAATCGACTGCGTGGGCGAGGAGTGCTGTGCGGACTCAGCCTGCGGCGACGAACGCGCCAGCATCAGCATATTCCTGGCGCTGGGGACGAAGCCGTCGGGGAATCAGAAAAGCGACTAACAGAATCAGGATCTGCTAGTCGCCTTTCGGGGTTCAGCTCGGGGACGAGGACTCGAACCTCGACCAAGGGATCCAAAGTCCCCCGTCCTGCCATTAGACGATCCCCGACTACACGGGTACTCCTGAGTGCCGAGGCCCAGAATCGAACTGGGGACACCGCAATTTTCAGTCGCGTGCTCTACCAACTGAGCTACCTCGGCAAACAGAAAAGGAGCGGGCGATGGGATTCGAACCCACGACCTTCTCCTTGGCAAGGAGACGTTCTACCACTGAACTACACCCGCTTGTTGGATCGGGACATGAGATAGAGATAGAGGAGAATCCTCCATCACTATCGCCTGCCCCTATCTCTATCCGCTCGGTGGACCCGGTCGGATTCGAACCGACGATCTCCTGCTTGCAAAGCAGGCGCCTTCCCACTTGGCCACGGGCCCGAACGACCAGGTGCCCGTCACGACGTGGTGCCGACGAGAGGACTCGAACCTCCACGCCCTTGCGGGCAGCAGATCCTAAGTCTGCAGCGTCTGCCAATTCCGCCACGTCGGCAACCTGGATACGGCCGGACAGCCTTTTGGACTGGCCATACCCCCGATTCTGTATTAGCCGTCATCTGTCTCACCGGGCCCACAACCCGGTGGCGGCTCCTAGCTTGTAGGGTGTTACCCTACCTCGCCGTCGCCGCTGCGGCGAGACCGAACCTGCTTCCGCAAGCCCGGCCCACTCGCCTTGCTCCCGGCCGCACACTCGCCCAGCCGGTGACATTACTGCCACCGCTGGTGGGCTCTTACCCCACCGTTTCACCCCTTACCCGGCAAGAGCCGGGCGGGTCTGCTTTCTGTTGCGGTTGTGGTCACCTGGCGATTACTCACCAGGCGCCCCCACTTACTGTTTCGTGGGGCGGCCTTCCCGGCCGAACCGGGTGGGAGTCGGGAAGTTCCTCTGAGGCGCTTTTGCGCCCCAGCGACGGCGACCAGCCCGCTGTCCAGCCGTATAAGTTTCCTCGCTTGTAACGTGCCTCAGCGGGCAGCATTATAGCACAGCGACCCCCATGTGTCAACTGTTATTTAAGCCTCGGAGCATAAAATCCGCAACCCTATGTGTCTTCGAGCCGCCGACGCCATGCCTCCAACAGCTCGGCCAGGTCCGAAAACACCCAATCCGGCGGCGGATCCGCCGTAGCGAACTGCTCTGCCGTGGTCACCCCGCACAACACGCCGATCGTGGGCAACCCGGCCCGATGCCCCCCCACGATATCCGTCTCGTACCGATCCCCGACCATGGCCGTCTCCTCCGGCCGGGTGCCCAACCGGGCCAACGCCAACTCGAAGATCCCCGGCTCCGGCTTGCCGATCACCTTCGCCTTCACCCCGGTGGCCACCTCCAACATGGCGATGATCGAGCCCGCCCCGGGTGCCTGTCCCTCCTCCGTAGGCAAACTGGCATCCGTGTTCGTAGCGATGAAGGGAGCCCCGCGACGGATCGCAAAGGCGGCCTCCTTCGCCTTCTCATACGTGAACGTCGAATCGAATCCCGCCACCACATAATCCGCCTGGTCGTGACGATCCACCAGCCGGAATCCCTGATCGGCCAACGCCTCCCGGATGCCGCGCTCGCCGATGACCAGCACGGCCGCCCCCTCCGGCGCCTCCTGTCGCAGCCAGGCCGCCGTGGCCAACGCCGATGTGAACACCCGATCCTCGTCGACACGAATACCCAGACCGGCCAGCTTCTCCACATACTGGCCGGGCGTGCGACTGGAATTGTTGGTCAGAAAGAGAAACGGCGTGCCCTCCGCCTGTAACTGAGCGATGAACTCCCGAGAGCCGGGCAACAGCTCCGTCCCGGCGTATACCACGCCATCCATGTCCAGCAGAAACGCTCGTATATCACGCAACGATCGTGCGACCATGATCTTCTACGACGATTCCTCCTTGTGAGATTCCGCCTCGGCGGCCGCCACATCGGACTCCACGTCCACGGCGGCCGTGGCCACCGCCCAGGCCACGATCCCCCACGCCCCGCCGGAGATCAACAAGGCCAGCAGAATGGAGACGGGATTCAGGGGCACCTGTCCCCGCAGGATCCCGACCACGGCCAACAGCAACCCCACGACGGCCGCACCCAACCCGATCTTCAGCGGAGCCGACAGTCGCCTCATCCCCCCTCCTCCCCGGCCGGGCGCCAGTCCAGGACGTTCAACTGAAACTGCTGTCTGCCGTTCCATTCGTTTACCTCAAAGGTGAAGGCCAAATCGACGCGAGCGGGCATTTGATCCACCCACTCGCCCTGCTGGAAAGCGATCGCATCGAATACCACGCGGCCGTCGCTCACCGTTAATCGCAGATGCCGCTGATCGGCCCCCACCGCCCGACAGGAACGCACGGTCACGCCATGAGCCACCAGCACCGGCTGCTCGTTCCCATGGCCGCACGGCTCGACCCGCCTCAACTGCTCGTACATATCCCGGTTCAGCTCGCTCAGCTCCACCACCGCGTCAACGTACAGCCTGGGCACCAGGTCCTCATCAGATAGCTCCTCCCGGGCAATGGCCTGGAGCCGATCCTTGAGCTCGGACAGATGCTCATTGCGCACGGTGAACCCGGCCGCGGCCGCGTGGCCGCCATGCCGCACCAATAGATCCCGGCAGCGATCCAACGCCCGCGTGATGTTGAACTCCGGGATCGAGCGGGCAGATCCCCGGCTGACCTCTTCCTCCTGACGGACGACGATGGCTGGGCGATAGGTGGCCTCCACGATCTGCGACGCCACCAGCCCGACGACGCCGTGCTCATAGTGGGGCGCGGCCACCAGATGCAGGTAAGCATCTTCCTCCAGCTGCATCAGCGCGTCCTCCGTGTAGCGCCGGGTGAGGTCCTGTCGCCGCTGGTTGAGCCGGTTCAGCTCCGCCGCCAACGTGAGCGCCCGAGCGGGATCGTCCGTGGTCAACAACTCGAACGCCAACATGCCGGAGGACAGGCGGCCGGCCGCGTTGATGCGAGGCCCCAAGATGTATCCGATCGTCGTGGCCGTGACCCGACCCGGCCGCACCCCGGCCTGATCCATCAGCGCCAGCATACCCCGACGCGTGGGCTCGTTCAGGCGCTCCAGGCCATGGCGCACCAGGTCACGGTTCTCGCCCAACAGCGGGACGATATCGGCCACGGTTCCCAGGGCGACCAGATCCAGGAGGTCCTGCTCCCGCAGACCGCCATCGGGGATGTCCCGGTCGTGTGCGGCGGCCCGCAGCAAGCCTCGAGCCAGATGATAGGCAACCCCCACGCCCGCCAGCGAGTCGAACGGATAGCGGCTATCCGCCCGCTTCGGGTTGATCACCGCGCGGGCGGGCGGCAGCTCGGGCCCGATCGAATGATGGTCGGTGATGATCATGTCCATGCCCAGGCGCTGGCCATACGCGACCTCCTCCACCGACCGGATCCCGCAATCGACCGTCACCACGACCCGGCACCCCTCCTCCCGCAGCCGCCCCAACGCGTCGAAGTTCAGCCCGTATCCCTCGTCCACCCGATGAGGGATATAGGGGCGCACATCCCCGCCCAGGGACTGCAGCGTGACCGTCATCAGCGCGGTGGACGTGACCCCGTCCGCGTCGAAATCGCCGTAGACGGCGATGCGCTCCCCGCGGCGCAGGGCATAACGCAGCCGGGTGACCGCCTCGCTCACGCCCGCCAGCCGATACGGGTTGTTGGAGATCTCAGAGCCTTCGAGGAAAGCCGCCGCCTCCTCGGCCGAGGTGATCCCGCGTCGGGCCAGGACGCGCACCAGCAGCGGATGGAGATGGGATAAGCGAGCGGCGATCTCAGGCGAGGGGTCTGGGGCGATGACCCAATGTTTGGCTCGTGGCGGCACCGATTCCCCCTGCAATGTCGATGTCATGCGCTCCGTGCGAGAAAGCGGCTGCATTATAGCCCAGCCGGAGAGAACAGGCAACGCGCCGCGAGTCCCTGGGAACCAAGATCCCCGGGCTTTAGAGGCCCGGGGATCCATCGAGGCGAGAGCCAGTATCTGCCCTCCTCACTATCGGCGGCTACGGAAACCCGCCCTGTTGAAGCGTCACCGCCAACCTGTTGATCACAGCCAGCCCTGATTGCGTGCGAACTCCGTGATGAATGGGATCTCGGTTTGCTTTCCCTGATAGGCCTGGTAAGCGTAGTAGAACGCCACCAGATGCGGGAAGAAGAAGATGATCCACAGGAAAAACCCCAGACAGCCCAGGGTGACAAAGGTCAATATCAGGTAGACGATCATGGCGATGATCTCGTAGACAAACCCGACCACCCAGAAGATCGTGGAGTTGATGGCGTGGAAGCGCTGGAACGGTCGTCGCTTGTTCTCCTCCGCGATCAACAGGACCAGCGAGACCAGGGGGATTTGAAGGATGGCCAGCCCCAACCACGCCAGCGCGGCCATCAGACGATCATCGTCCGAAACCTCCACGTCGCCTCCTCCCTCCGGCACAGTCGGGCCGGGCGCCGGTGAGGGCTTCTCGGGCTGGGCGGGCTCCTCCTCCGCCGGCTCAGCCTGAGCGGGCTCCTCCTCCGCCGGCTCAGCCTGAGCGGCCTCCTCTCCGGGCTCCCCTGTCGCAGACGGCTCCGCCTGCGAGGTCCCCTCTACGGATTCCGTGGCTTCCTCCGTCGGCTGGGCCTCCGGAGATGTCTCCTCCCCCTCAACTTGGGGCTCCTCTGCCTCAGGCAGATTCTCGTTGCGTTCCTCTTCCATCATCGTTCCCTTCCCTCCAGAAACTGATGAACCTCTTCCACTCCTCGCGATACGAGCGATATGGCCAGGCTTTCAACCGCCAGGCAGCATCACTCCATATCCGCTACGACCGCCGAGGTCGGCCAGTCATTGAATATTACGTCTAAAGGCCGCCTCGGGTTTCGCGCCCCGTCACGTCCATCATGCCACGATTGGGAGGCGAATACTTGACCGGCATCCGACCGATGGCTGACGATCGGGCATCCAATGGGGTGGAAATGCAGCGAAACAGCCTCTGATGCCCATCGCAGGGTCTCAGAGCGCTTCCGGTCCCTTGGGAACGCGGGCCGGATATGCTACAATCCACGGGCACGGCTTCGAGAGGAGGCGCAGATGAACAAGCCGTCTCAGACTCGCGTGATCTTTATGGGGACGCCCGAGTTCTCCGTACCCAGCCTGGCCGCCCTGGTGGAGGGCGGCTACGATGTGGTCGCTGTGGTGACGCAGCCGGATCGCCCGGCCGGGCGAGGACGCAAGGTGGTCCCCTCCCCGGTGAAACAATACGCGCTGAACCATGGCCTGAAAGTATTGCAGCCGACCAGCGTGCGGAAGCCGGAGACGGTGGCGGAGCTGGCAGCCCTGCGTCCGGACGTCATCGTGGTCGCCGCCTACGGGAAGATCCTGCCCCCCGAGGTGCTGACATTGCCCCCCAAGGGCTGCGTCAACGTCCACGCGTCCCTGCTGCCCCGCCACCGGGGGGCGGCGCCCATCGCCGCCGCCATCCTGGCCGGGGACACGATCACCGGCACCACCATCATGCTCATGGACGAGGGAATGGACACGGGCCCTATTCTGGCACAAGCCACCCTGGAAATCCAGCCGGATGACACGGCGATCACGTTGGGTCAGCGGCTGGCCCGCCAGGGCGCCGAGCTGCTCGCGGCCACGCTCCCCATGTGGCTGACGGGGGAGATCCATCCACAACCCCAGCCCGAGGAGGGAGCGACGGTCTGTCGCCCGATCCGGAAGGAGCACGGCCGGATCGACTGGGCGCGTCCCGCCATCGAGATCGAGCGGATGGTGCGGGCATATCAGTCATGGCCGGGCGCCTATACCTCATGGCAGGGACAGCCGCTGAAGATCCTCCGGGCGCATGTCGCGGAGGGCTCGGCGGAGCCCGGAAAGGTCATCCCGTGGGAGGAAGGAGCGGCCGTAGGCACGGGACAAGGGCTGCTGGTGCTGGAGGAGGTCCAGCCGGCGGGAAAGCGGGCCATGTCGATCCAGGACTTCCTGCGCGGCCGCCCAACGTTCCTGGAGGCCCACTTGGGATAGGCCACAGGGATGGCAGCGCACCCATCCGTTGACCGTCGGCAGCAGCTGTGCTATCCTCAGGCGAACCTACCCTGAGGAGATGCGCTTTATGACATCGCCCGCCGTCGACATATCATTCCACGTGCGATACGCCGAAACGGACGCCATGGGCATCGTCCATCACGCGGCCTACATCGTCTGGTTCGAGGAGGGGCGCAGCGCGTTCATGCGAGCCTGCGGCTTCCCTTACTCCGAAGTGGAGCGACGCGGCTATTGGTTTACCGTGGCCGAGGTGCACGCCCGCTTTCACGTGCCCGCTCGCTACGACGAGCGGGTGACCGTACGCACCCGCCTGGCCGAGCTGCGCAGCCGCGGCCTCACCTTCGCCTACGAGATACGCCGTTGCGCAGACGATCAGCTGTTGGTCACCGGGGAGACCCGTCACATCTGCATCGATCACACCGGCACGGTGCGCCGGATCCCGCAGGACCTGCTGGCCATCCTGCGCTCGGCGCCCGTTAGCCAGGCCGGAGAAGCACCCACCCAGAGGAGGGAATCATGAAGGAGATCGTTCGCACGGAGAAGGCACCGCGTCCCGCCGGTCCCTATTCCCAGGGCGTCATCACCGGCGGACGGACCCTGTACGTGGCCGGCCAAGGGCCGGCGAACCCTGCCACCGGCGAGATCCCGGAGGGGATCGAGGCCCAGGTCACCCAATGTCTGGAGAACGTGAAGGCCATCGTCGAGGCGGCCGGCGCCACCATGGCCGACGTCGTCAAGGTCCACGCGTACCTGAAGGACATGGCCCACTTCCCGATCTACAACCAGGTCTACCAGCGATATTTCCCCGAGCCTTATCCGGCGCGCACCACGGTGCAATCCGATCTCTCCGGCATCCTGGTGGAGATCGATGCGATCGTAGCACTCCCGGATTAGGAGGTCCCCATGCGCCGCGATGACCTGGACACCCCCGCCCTGATCGTGGACCTGGACAT
The DNA window shown above is from Chloroflexota bacterium and carries:
- a CDS encoding class I SAM-dependent methyltransferase → MNSEGYFEQVAGRWDEMRRQFFPDTVRETALLAANVQAGEIAADIGAGTGFITEGLLQRGAKVIAVDQSKAMLKEIRRKFGPVDCRVGEATRLPVPDGTVDYVFANMCLHHVDVPPEAIREMVRVLRPGGKLVITDLDEHDFEFLRTEQHDRWMGFKRDDVRRWFEAAGLTHIRIDCVGEECCADSACGDERASISIFLALGTKPSGNQKSD
- a CDS encoding TIGR01457 family HAD-type hydrolase, with translation MVARSLRDIRAFLLDMDGVVYAGTELLPGSREFIAQLQAEGTPFLFLTNNSSRTPGQYVEKLAGLGIRVDEDRVFTSALATAAWLRQEAPEGAAVLVIGERGIREALADQGFRLVDRHDQADYVVAGFDSTFTYEKAKEAAFAIRRGAPFIATNTDASLPTEEGQAPGAGSIIAMLEVATGVKAKVIGKPEPGIFELALARLGTRPEETAMVGDRYETDIVGGHRAGLPTIGVLCGVTTAEQFATADPPPDWVFSDLAELLEAWRRRLEDT
- the recJ gene encoding single-stranded-DNA-specific exonuclease RecJ, giving the protein MTSTLQGESVPPRAKHWVIAPDPSPEIAARLSHLHPLLVRVLARRGITSAEEAAAFLEGSEISNNPYRLAGVSEAVTRLRYALRRGERIAVYGDFDADGVTSTALMTVTLQSLGGDVRPYIPHRVDEGYGLNFDALGRLREEGCRVVVTVDCGIRSVEEVAYGQRLGMDMIITDHHSIGPELPPARAVINPKRADSRYPFDSLAGVGVAYHLARGLLRAAAHDRDIPDGGLREQDLLDLVALGTVADIVPLLGENRDLVRHGLERLNEPTRRGMLALMDQAGVRPGRVTATTIGYILGPRINAAGRLSSGMLAFELLTTDDPARALTLAAELNRLNQRRQDLTRRYTEDALMQLEEDAYLHLVAAPHYEHGVVGLVASQIVEATYRPAIVVRQEEEVSRGSARSIPEFNITRALDRCRDLLVRHGGHAAAAGFTVRNEHLSELKDRLQAIAREELSDEDLVPRLYVDAVVELSELNRDMYEQLRRVEPCGHGNEQPVLVAHGVTVRSCRAVGADQRHLRLTVSDGRVVFDAIAFQQGEWVDQMPARVDLAFTFEVNEWNGRQQFQLNVLDWRPAGEEGG
- a CDS encoding methionyl-tRNA formyltransferase; this translates as MNKPSQTRVIFMGTPEFSVPSLAALVEGGYDVVAVVTQPDRPAGRGRKVVPSPVKQYALNHGLKVLQPTSVRKPETVAELAALRPDVIVVAAYGKILPPEVLTLPPKGCVNVHASLLPRHRGAAPIAAAILAGDTITGTTIMLMDEGMDTGPILAQATLEIQPDDTAITLGQRLARQGAELLAATLPMWLTGEIHPQPQPEEGATVCRPIRKEHGRIDWARPAIEIERMVRAYQSWPGAYTSWQGQPLKILRAHVAEGSAEPGKVIPWEEGAAVGTGQGLLVLEEVQPAGKRAMSIQDFLRGRPTFLEAHLG
- a CDS encoding acyl-CoA thioesterase, translating into MTSPAVDISFHVRYAETDAMGIVHHAAYIVWFEEGRSAFMRACGFPYSEVERRGYWFTVAEVHARFHVPARYDERVTVRTRLAELRSRGLTFAYEIRRCADDQLLVTGETRHICIDHTGTVRRIPQDLLAILRSAPVSQAGEAPTQRRES